A genomic window from Pseudonocardia broussonetiae includes:
- a CDS encoding D-sedoheptulose-7-phosphate isomerase, with protein sequence MTGVLDTGTVGTGGRTSAERELEDHVRRLDEALPVLRAAVPRLARWGEVLAERLGGGARLLVGGNGGSAAEAQHLTAELVGRFDRERTPVSALALHAETSTLTAVGNDYGYTEVYARQVRAHARTGDVVLLLSTSGASENLLAAARAGHDRGADVWALTGPGPNPLSRLSHDAVCLAGDTATVQESHLVALHMVCRAFEAAFARR encoded by the coding sequence ATGACCGGCGTGCTCGACACCGGCACCGTCGGCACCGGCGGGCGCACCTCCGCCGAGCGCGAGCTCGAGGACCACGTGCGCCGCCTCGACGAGGCACTGCCGGTGCTGCGCGCGGCCGTGCCGCGGCTGGCCCGCTGGGGTGAGGTGCTGGCCGAGCGCCTCGGCGGCGGCGCCCGGTTGCTCGTCGGCGGCAACGGCGGCAGCGCCGCGGAGGCCCAGCACCTGACCGCCGAGCTCGTCGGCCGCTTCGACCGCGAGCGCACCCCGGTGTCGGCGCTGGCCCTGCACGCCGAGACCTCGACGCTCACCGCCGTCGGCAACGACTACGGCTACACCGAGGTCTACGCCCGCCAGGTCCGCGCGCACGCCCGCACCGGCGACGTCGTGCTGCTGCTGTCCACCAGCGGCGCCAGCGAGAACCTGCTGGCCGCCGCGCGCGCCGGGCACGACCGCGGCGCCGACGTGTGGGCGCTCACCGGACCCGGGCCGAACCCGCTCTCCCGCCTCAGCCACGACGCCGTCTGCCTGGCGGGGGACACCGCGACGGTGCAGGAGTCGCACCTGGTGGCGCTGCACATGGTGTGCCGGGCGTTCGAGGCGGCGTTCGCGCGGCGGTAG
- a CDS encoding DUF3618 domain-containing protein produces the protein MTTSEDPDRIRAEIEHTQATLSRDVDALTDKVSPGRIVERRVDRVRGAFGRAKEAVMGSHDTPGTIGYGGRSTGHSGGHSTGQDLTGAAQHAASTVSSSAQHAASSVSSTASSAASTVAGAAQQAPQAMRRQARGNPLAAGLVAFGAGLLVSSLLPATRREQELASQARDRAQELSGPVSDAAKHVATELKENLQEPAQQAVEAVRGTATEAGRTVADDGRSAAQQVQGQAKDSAQSVRGS, from the coding sequence ATGACCACCAGCGAGGACCCGGACCGGATCCGGGCGGAGATCGAGCACACGCAGGCGACGCTCAGCCGCGACGTGGACGCCCTGACCGACAAGGTGAGCCCCGGACGCATCGTCGAGCGGCGCGTCGACCGGGTGCGCGGCGCGTTCGGCCGCGCGAAGGAGGCAGTGATGGGTTCGCACGACACGCCCGGCACCATCGGCTACGGCGGGCGCAGCACGGGCCACAGCGGTGGTCACAGCACCGGCCAGGACCTGACCGGGGCTGCGCAGCACGCGGCGTCGACGGTGTCGTCGTCGGCGCAGCACGCGGCGTCGTCGGTGTCGTCGACCGCGTCCTCCGCCGCCTCGACCGTGGCCGGCGCCGCCCAGCAGGCGCCGCAGGCGATGCGTCGGCAGGCCCGCGGGAACCCGCTGGCCGCCGGACTGGTCGCCTTCGGCGCCGGGCTGCTCGTGTCGTCGCTGCTGCCGGCCACCCGCCGGGAGCAGGAGCTGGCGAGCCAGGCCCGCGACCGCGCCCAGGAGCTCTCCGGGCCGGTCTCCGACGCGGCGAAGCACGTGGCGACGGAGCTCAAGGAGAACCTGCAGGAGCCCGCGCAGCAGGCCGTCGAGGCGGTGCGCGGCACGGCCACCGAGGCGGGCCGCACGGTCGCCGACGACGGCCGCTCGGCCGCCCAGCAGGTGCAGGGCCAGGCGAAGGACTCCGCGCAGTCGGTGCGCGGGAGCTGA
- a CDS encoding iron-containing redox enzyme family protein, with amino-acid sequence MPELPPSRGPIGDALLAVLRGDAEPSSLDPAVVEDADPFGEDLQLALYCAYELHYRGFDGTSDDLEWDPSVLALRRAMERVFLDALRAAVPPSDGSDLDEVIAGLLVEPVSAHGVSHHLRREGEEWQVREYVVHRSLYHLKEADPQAWVIPRLDGEVKAALVTVEHDEYGAGNPVRMHARLFAEMMRSLGLDDRYGAYLDAVPAPVLAEVNLMSLCGLHRSLRGALVGQFATVELTSSPGSDRLVRAMRRLGLPDAAVEFYSEHVEADAVHEQLVRRGVVAPMVAAEPELAADVVFGIRASTLLADRTDAVLLESWAAGHGALRVPLPGMPHAPAA; translated from the coding sequence GTGCCTGAGCTGCCCCCATCCCGCGGCCCGATCGGGGACGCCCTGCTCGCGGTGCTGCGCGGTGACGCCGAGCCGTCCTCGCTGGACCCCGCCGTCGTCGAGGACGCCGACCCGTTCGGCGAGGACCTGCAGCTGGCCCTGTACTGCGCCTACGAGCTGCACTACCGCGGCTTCGACGGCACGTCCGACGACCTCGAGTGGGACCCCTCCGTGCTCGCCCTGCGCCGCGCGATGGAGCGGGTGTTCCTCGACGCGCTGCGCGCCGCGGTCCCGCCCTCGGACGGGAGCGACCTCGACGAGGTCATCGCCGGGCTGCTCGTCGAACCGGTGTCGGCGCACGGGGTCTCGCACCACCTGCGCCGCGAGGGCGAGGAGTGGCAGGTGCGCGAGTACGTGGTGCACCGCTCGCTCTACCACCTGAAGGAGGCCGACCCGCAGGCGTGGGTGATCCCGCGCCTGGACGGCGAGGTCAAGGCGGCGCTGGTGACCGTCGAGCACGACGAGTACGGCGCGGGCAACCCGGTGCGGATGCACGCCCGGCTGTTCGCCGAGATGATGCGCTCCCTCGGGCTCGACGACCGCTACGGCGCCTACCTCGACGCCGTGCCGGCGCCGGTGCTGGCCGAGGTCAACCTCATGTCGCTGTGCGGGCTGCACCGGAGCCTGCGCGGCGCGCTGGTCGGGCAGTTCGCGACCGTCGAGCTGACGTCGTCACCGGGGTCGGATCGCCTGGTGCGCGCGATGCGCCGCCTGGGCCTGCCCGACGCGGCCGTGGAGTTCTACTCCGAGCACGTGGAGGCCGACGCGGTGCACGAGCAGCTGGTGCGGCGCGGGGTCGTCGCCCCGATGGTGGCGGCGGAGCCGGAGCTGGCCGCCGACGTCGTGTTCGGCATCCGCGCGTCGACGCTGCTCGCCGACCGCACCGACGCGGTGCTGCTGGAGAGCTGGGCCGCCGGGCACGGGGCGCTGCGCGTCCCGCTGCCCGGGATGCCGCACGCCCCCGCGGCCTGA
- a CDS encoding DUF3618 domain-containing protein, which translates to MSHAAGETAGNTPVDPKRPVVDGRAEERSTPELRADLDELRADLGQTVEELAHRVDVPARVKERRDETVAVVKERADETLAVVRDRAEQARAVVDEKAPAIGALIRDRPAVAAGGAAAFLAVLLLILRSGRRKR; encoded by the coding sequence ATGAGCCACGCCGCCGGAGAGACCGCCGGGAACACCCCGGTCGACCCGAAGCGCCCCGTCGTCGACGGCCGCGCCGAGGAGCGCTCCACCCCCGAGCTCCGCGCCGACCTCGACGAGCTGCGCGCCGACCTCGGCCAGACCGTCGAGGAGCTGGCCCACCGCGTCGACGTCCCGGCCCGCGTGAAGGAGCGCCGCGACGAGACGGTCGCTGTGGTCAAGGAGCGCGCCGACGAGACCCTCGCCGTGGTCAGGGACCGCGCCGAGCAGGCCCGCGCGGTCGTCGACGAGAAGGCGCCCGCGATCGGCGCGCTGATCCGCGACCGCCCGGCCGTCGCCGCCGGGGGTGCCGCGGCGTTCCTGGCCGTGCTGCTGCTGATCCTGCGCTCCGGTCGGCGGAAGCGGTGA
- a CDS encoding YihY/virulence factor BrkB family protein produces the protein MTRTADARPEDAPPGSQAETPAHIPPRGWWQVTRRAFAEGKADNVSILAGGVAFFAFLALFPALIAALTLYGLVADPETVARQVQDLAAGLPQEAQPLVTGQLQSLTAPGGSALGIGLVVSLVAAVWSASGGTSNLISAINLAYDEEETRNFLRLRGTALALTLGAIVFVLVALTLVAVVPAVLDSLQLGVVGTVVAQVVRWLLLVGVVVVALAVVYRVAPDRDAPKFLWTSPGALVATLLWVLGSVAFSLYVNNFGKYNATYGALAGVVVLMLWLYLTSYIVLLGAEINAESERQTRRDTTRGEPVPMGERRAQAADTVADGG, from the coding sequence ATGACCAGGACCGCCGACGCCCGCCCGGAGGACGCCCCGCCGGGATCGCAGGCCGAGACGCCGGCGCACATCCCGCCGCGGGGGTGGTGGCAGGTGACCCGCCGCGCCTTCGCCGAGGGCAAGGCCGACAACGTCTCGATCCTCGCCGGGGGCGTCGCCTTCTTCGCGTTCCTCGCCCTGTTCCCGGCCCTGATCGCCGCGCTGACCCTGTACGGGCTGGTCGCGGACCCGGAGACCGTCGCCCGGCAGGTCCAGGACCTCGCCGCGGGCCTGCCCCAGGAGGCGCAGCCGCTGGTGACCGGGCAGCTGCAGTCCCTGACCGCGCCGGGCGGCAGCGCGCTGGGGATCGGGCTGGTCGTCTCGCTCGTGGCCGCGGTGTGGAGCGCCTCGGGCGGCACGAGCAACCTCATCTCGGCGATCAACCTCGCCTACGACGAGGAGGAGACCCGCAACTTCCTGCGGCTGCGCGGCACGGCGCTCGCCCTGACCCTCGGCGCGATCGTGTTCGTGCTGGTGGCGCTCACGCTCGTCGCCGTCGTGCCGGCGGTGCTCGACTCGCTGCAGCTCGGCGTCGTCGGCACCGTGGTGGCGCAGGTGGTGCGCTGGCTGCTGCTGGTCGGCGTGGTCGTCGTCGCGCTGGCCGTGGTGTACCGCGTGGCGCCCGACCGCGACGCCCCGAAGTTCCTGTGGACGAGCCCGGGCGCGCTCGTCGCGACCCTCCTGTGGGTGCTCGGCAGCGTCGCGTTCAGCCTGTACGTCAACAACTTCGGCAAGTACAACGCCACCTACGGCGCACTGGCCGGCGTCGTCGTGCTGATGCTGTGGCTCTACCTGACCAGCTACATCGTGCTCCTCGGCGCCGAGATCAACGCCGAGTCCGAGCGCCAGACCCGCCGCGACACCACGCGCGGCGAGCCGGTGCCCATGGGCGAGCGCCGCGCACAGGCCGCGGACACGGTGGCCGACGGTGGGTGA
- a CDS encoding CDGSH iron-sulfur domain-containing protein gives MRETVDDPPDIVFVDEGPVLVRGPVVVEMPDGRRVRSERPVSALCVCRRTRRPPFCDTSHRRKVRDEGEAGRA, from the coding sequence GTGCGCGAGACCGTCGACGACCCGCCCGACATCGTCTTCGTCGACGAGGGACCGGTGCTGGTGCGCGGCCCGGTCGTCGTGGAGATGCCCGACGGCCGGCGCGTGCGGTCCGAGCGCCCCGTCTCGGCGCTGTGCGTGTGCCGGCGCACCCGGCGCCCCCCGTTCTGCGACACCAGTCACCGGCGCAAGGTCCGCGACGAGGGGGAGGCCGGGCGTGCCTGA
- a CDS encoding phage holin family protein: MSGPVNPGPGPSGSHAGGPTGSGGGYGPDPRAPQYAPGGYAEQYAPDQYEAQRHGGPTYGDNHPGTAIPAERAAGPGPVADPAGHDPGHGDRDTRSVGELLGTVSRDLSTLVRQEIALAKAELTQEAARTGKAAGALAGAGVAGHFVLLFLSIALWAGLSGVIGSGWSGLVVALVWAIIAAVLFVTGRSNLRRVHPRPDRTVETLSTVPDALKGNRGDSR; encoded by the coding sequence ATGAGCGGCCCCGTCAACCCCGGCCCCGGACCGTCCGGGTCGCACGCCGGGGGTCCGACCGGATCGGGCGGCGGGTACGGACCCGATCCCCGCGCCCCGCAGTACGCGCCCGGCGGCTACGCCGAGCAGTACGCGCCGGACCAGTACGAGGCCCAGCGGCACGGCGGGCCGACCTACGGCGACAACCACCCGGGGACGGCGATCCCCGCGGAGCGCGCCGCCGGTCCGGGCCCCGTCGCGGACCCGGCCGGGCACGACCCGGGGCACGGCGACCGGGACACCCGGTCGGTCGGCGAGCTGCTCGGCACCGTGAGCCGCGACCTCTCGACGCTCGTGCGCCAGGAGATCGCGCTCGCGAAGGCCGAGCTGACGCAGGAGGCCGCGCGCACCGGCAAGGCGGCGGGCGCGCTGGCGGGGGCCGGGGTCGCCGGCCACTTCGTCCTGCTGTTCCTGTCCATCGCGCTGTGGGCGGGCCTGAGCGGGGTGATCGGCTCGGGATGGTCCGGGCTGGTCGTCGCCCTGGTGTGGGCGATCATCGCCGCCGTCCTGTTCGTCACCGGCCGCTCGAACCTGCGGCGCGTGCACCCTCGTCCCGACCGCACGGTCGAGACGCTGTCCACCGTTCCGGACGCCCTCAAGGGCAACCGAGGAGATTCCCGATGA
- a CDS encoding FUSC family protein, with product MRLRDAVTGVLRRRGREREALVQAAKAAAAAALALLLLRWTGETGRPQAFLAPYAAVLAVTTTVQRSWSGAARQAGTVLVGVLLAGVVGRLVPEQVVAVPLVVLAGLLAGRWRHFGPDGYWIAVTALLLLVNGSAAEPDGLVAWVLFSAAGSVLGATVNTLVLPPVHLLDARAAVDALAGEIGGLLRDMADGVRDGHDTATAQRWVGRARATRVTVRRAHDAAWEGRESVRWNPRRRRIGRVDSALAAPETVLRLDRVAERAVQVAVLLADPADGADPPDGPDPPDGPEHPPDGALADLVERLADAVDTLRTRDEPLDGTGGGTGGGTGGGTGGGTGGGTGERPRESVADVASHVRAACVMTLSDALDDLRH from the coding sequence GTGCGACTGAGGGACGCCGTCACCGGGGTGCTGCGGCGCCGCGGCCGGGAGCGTGAGGCGCTCGTGCAGGCGGCCAAGGCCGCCGCCGCGGCCGCTCTCGCGCTGCTCCTGCTGCGCTGGACCGGGGAGACGGGCCGTCCCCAGGCCTTCCTCGCCCCCTACGCCGCGGTCCTCGCCGTCACCACGACCGTGCAGAGGTCGTGGTCGGGCGCGGCGCGGCAGGCGGGGACGGTGCTGGTCGGCGTGCTGCTCGCGGGCGTCGTCGGCCGGCTGGTGCCCGAGCAGGTGGTCGCGGTGCCCCTGGTCGTGCTCGCCGGGCTGCTCGCCGGGCGCTGGCGGCACTTCGGCCCGGACGGCTACTGGATCGCGGTCACCGCACTGCTGCTGCTGGTCAACGGCAGCGCCGCCGAGCCCGACGGGCTCGTGGCGTGGGTCCTGTTCAGCGCCGCGGGCTCGGTGCTCGGCGCCACGGTCAACACGCTCGTCCTGCCGCCGGTGCACCTGCTGGACGCCCGGGCCGCCGTCGACGCGCTGGCCGGCGAGATCGGCGGGCTGCTGCGCGACATGGCCGACGGCGTGCGCGACGGGCACGACACCGCCACCGCCCAGCGCTGGGTCGGACGCGCCCGCGCCACGCGCGTCACCGTCCGCCGGGCCCACGACGCCGCGTGGGAGGGGCGGGAGAGCGTGCGCTGGAACCCGCGCCGCCGCCGGATCGGGCGCGTCGACTCCGCGCTCGCCGCACCGGAGACCGTGCTGCGCCTGGACCGCGTCGCCGAGCGCGCGGTGCAGGTGGCCGTGCTGCTCGCCGACCCCGCCGACGGCGCCGATCCCCCCGACGGCCCCGATCCCCCCGACGGCCCCGAGCACCCGCCGGACGGGGCTCTCGCCGACCTGGTGGAGCGCCTGGCCGACGCGGTCGACACCCTGCGGACGAGGGACGAGCCGCTCGACGGGACCGGCGGCGGGACCGGCGGCGGGACCGGCGGCGGGACCGGCGGCGGGACCGGCGGCGGGACCGGCGAGCGGCCTCGGGAGAGCGTGGCGGACGTGGCCTCGCACGTGCGGGCCGCTTGTGTGATGACGCTGTCCGACGCGCTCGACGACCTGCGGCACTAG
- a CDS encoding CheR family methyltransferase, producing the protein MPDIDAGAPDIDAGLEALLAHLRDTRGFDFTGYKRSSLSRRVARRMQEVGITDHGEYIDHLEMHAEEFTALFNTILINVTAFFRDPDSWDHLQKEILPGLLATKRPGEQLRVWSAGCASGEEAYTLAIVLAELLGVEEFRSRVKIYATDVDEEALTHARQAVYDEQQVRNVPDEWRERYFERVGPRYQFRPDLRRSVIFGRNDLVQDAPISRIDLLVCRNTLMYLTAETQSRILSRFHFALGSTGVLFLGKAEMLLSHGALFVPLDLRRRVFTKVARVLPAGPVAPVGFAPPSVAGDPITGRTYEEMLLSGPVAQLVVTVDGTVALVNRAAEALLGVSVQDRGRPFRDLELSYRPVELRRYIEQAQSERRTVTLDDVRLGRRDGETVTLETAVSPLFDPDGAVLGVTVTFHDVTTARRLQDDLRRAHLQLETAYEELQSTNEELETTNEELQSTVEELETTNEELQSTNEELETMNEELHSTNDELQSINDELQDRTAQLNEANHFLESVLGGLRAGVVVLGPDLNVREWNRQAQELWGLRREEVVGQHFLALDIGLPLDRLQPMIREALSGRAGSQELGVAAVNRRGRSIGVRVLSSTLDGHPDAAPGIILMMEQDDAQPATQDAADPAS; encoded by the coding sequence TTGCCGGACATCGACGCGGGCGCACCGGACATCGACGCGGGCCTCGAGGCGCTGCTCGCGCACCTGCGCGACACCCGCGGGTTCGACTTCACCGGGTACAAGCGCTCCAGCCTGTCGCGCCGGGTGGCCCGCCGCATGCAGGAGGTCGGGATCACCGACCACGGCGAGTACATCGACCACCTCGAGATGCACGCCGAGGAGTTCACGGCGCTGTTCAACACGATCCTGATCAACGTCACGGCGTTCTTCCGGGACCCCGACTCCTGGGACCACCTGCAGAAGGAGATCCTGCCCGGACTGCTGGCCACCAAGCGGCCCGGCGAGCAGCTGCGGGTGTGGAGCGCGGGCTGCGCGTCCGGCGAGGAGGCCTACACACTCGCGATCGTGCTCGCCGAGCTGCTCGGCGTCGAGGAGTTCCGGTCCCGGGTCAAGATCTACGCCACCGACGTCGACGAGGAGGCGCTGACCCACGCCCGCCAGGCCGTCTACGACGAGCAGCAGGTCCGCAACGTCCCCGACGAGTGGCGGGAGCGCTACTTCGAGCGCGTCGGCCCGCGCTACCAGTTCCGGCCCGACCTGCGGCGGTCGGTGATCTTCGGGCGCAACGACCTCGTGCAGGACGCCCCGATCTCGCGCATCGACCTGCTGGTCTGCCGCAACACCCTGATGTACCTGACGGCCGAGACGCAGTCGCGCATCCTGAGCCGGTTCCACTTCGCGCTGGGCTCCACGGGCGTGCTGTTCCTCGGCAAGGCCGAGATGCTGCTCAGCCACGGCGCGCTGTTCGTGCCGCTCGACCTGCGCCGCCGCGTGTTCACCAAGGTCGCGCGGGTGCTGCCGGCCGGCCCGGTGGCGCCCGTCGGGTTCGCTCCGCCGTCGGTGGCGGGCGACCCGATCACCGGCCGCACCTACGAGGAGATGCTGCTCTCCGGGCCCGTCGCGCAGCTCGTGGTCACCGTCGACGGCACGGTCGCTCTGGTCAACCGGGCGGCGGAGGCGCTGCTCGGGGTGTCCGTCCAGGACCGTGGCCGGCCCTTCCGTGACCTGGAGCTGTCCTACCGGCCCGTCGAGCTGCGCCGCTACATCGAGCAGGCGCAGTCCGAGCGCCGCACCGTGACGCTCGACGACGTGCGCCTGGGCAGGCGCGACGGCGAGACCGTCACGCTGGAGACGGCCGTCAGCCCGCTGTTCGACCCCGACGGGGCCGTGCTGGGCGTCACGGTCACCTTCCACGACGTCACGACCGCCCGCCGCCTGCAGGACGACCTGCGCCGCGCCCACCTGCAGCTGGAGACGGCCTACGAGGAGCTGCAGTCCACCAACGAGGAGCTGGAGACGACCAACGAGGAGCTCCAGTCCACGGTGGAGGAGCTGGAGACGACCAACGAGGAGCTCCAGTCCACCAACGAGGAGCTCGAGACGATGAACGAGGAGCTGCACTCGACCAACGACGAGCTGCAGTCCATCAACGACGAGCTCCAGGACCGGACCGCGCAGCTGAACGAGGCCAACCACTTCCTGGAGTCCGTGCTGGGCGGTCTGCGCGCCGGGGTGGTGGTGCTCGGGCCCGACCTCAACGTGCGCGAGTGGAACCGGCAGGCGCAGGAGCTGTGGGGGCTGCGCCGCGAGGAGGTCGTGGGCCAGCACTTCCTGGCCCTCGACATCGGGCTGCCGCTCGACCGGCTGCAGCCGATGATCCGGGAGGCGCTCAGCGGGCGCGCCGGGTCGCAGGAGCTGGGCGTGGCGGCGGTCAACCGCCGCGGCCGCAGCATCGGGGTCCGGGTGCTGAGCAGCACGCTCGACGGCCATCCCGACGCCGCGCCGGGGATCATCCTGATGATGGAGCAGGACGACGCGCAGCCGGCGACGCAGGACGCGGCCGACCCGGCCTCCTGA
- a CDS encoding cytochrome P450, with the protein MGDAPATASVADTARVLGGVLGPILAQGVIVRRPRAVAAAGRLHLDDRAVAILGRMRERYGRGPLRLRVPGRSVALVLDPDDVTRVLRDSPEPFAADSREKRGALGHFQPHGVLVSHGQVRDERRRFVEAVLETGHPVHRTAGAMGPTAREEATRLADLAAITGVLDWDRFDAAWTPMVRRIVLGDAAREDHELTALLTALRGQANWSYLSPARPDRLERLRLRLGAYVGAAAPGSLAALVAAASAPDRVDRVDQIPQWLFAFDPAGQAAFRALALLAAHPDLLARVAVDADDASADDLARGAVLESVRLWPTTAVVLRDTTTETHWEGGGTLPAGTALGIVSSFFHRDTATVPAADRFDPERWTEGRADDGHTLLPFSAGPVVCPGREVVLHVAGTVLRTLLRRVTVAPVPPSPLDPDRPLPRGLDPFALRFAVGARRDAAAVAGG; encoded by the coding sequence GTGGGTGACGCGCCGGCCACCGCCTCGGTCGCCGACACCGCGCGGGTCCTGGGCGGCGTGCTCGGGCCGATCCTCGCGCAGGGGGTGATCGTCCGGCGGCCGCGCGCGGTCGCGGCCGCCGGCCGCCTGCACCTCGACGACCGGGCCGTCGCGATCCTCGGGCGGATGCGCGAGCGCTACGGGCGCGGCCCGCTGCGCCTGCGCGTCCCCGGCCGGTCGGTGGCGCTCGTCCTCGACCCCGACGACGTCACGCGGGTCCTGCGGGACTCTCCCGAGCCGTTCGCCGCCGACAGCCGCGAGAAGCGCGGCGCGCTCGGGCACTTCCAGCCCCACGGCGTGCTCGTCTCGCACGGGCAGGTCCGCGACGAGCGGCGGCGCTTCGTCGAGGCCGTCCTGGAGACCGGCCACCCCGTGCACCGCACCGCGGGCGCGATGGGCCCGACCGCCCGTGAGGAGGCGACCCGCCTCGCCGACCTCGCCGCGATCACCGGCGTGCTCGACTGGGACCGGTTCGACGCGGCGTGGACGCCGATGGTGCGCCGGATCGTGCTCGGCGACGCCGCCCGCGAGGACCACGAGCTCACCGCGCTGCTCACCGCCCTGCGCGGGCAGGCCAACTGGAGCTACCTGTCCCCCGCGCGGCCCGACCGGCTCGAGCGGCTGCGGCTGCGGCTGGGCGCGTACGTCGGCGCCGCCGCGCCCGGCAGCCTCGCCGCGCTCGTCGCCGCGGCGTCCGCGCCCGACCGCGTCGACCGGGTCGACCAGATCCCGCAGTGGCTGTTCGCGTTCGACCCCGCCGGGCAGGCCGCGTTCCGGGCGCTGGCCCTGCTCGCCGCCCATCCCGACCTGCTGGCGCGGGTGGCGGTCGACGCCGACGACGCGTCCGCCGACGACCTCGCCCGCGGCGCGGTCCTGGAGTCGGTGCGGCTGTGGCCCACCACCGCGGTCGTGCTGCGCGACACCACGACCGAGACGCACTGGGAGGGCGGCGGCACCCTGCCCGCCGGCACCGCGCTCGGCATCGTCAGCTCCTTCTTCCACCGCGACACCGCGACGGTGCCCGCCGCCGACCGGTTCGACCCGGAGCGCTGGACCGAGGGCCGCGCCGACGACGGGCACACGCTGCTGCCCTTCAGCGCCGGCCCGGTGGTCTGCCCCGGCCGCGAGGTCGTGCTGCACGTGGCGGGCACGGTGCTGCGGACGCTGCTGCGCCGCGTGACGGTCGCGCCGGTGCCGCCGTCCCCGCTCGACCCCGACCGGCCGCTGCCCCGCGGCCTCGACCCGTTCGCCCTGCGGTTCGCCGTGGGCGCCCGGCGCGACGCGGCGGCCGTCGCGGGCGGGTAG
- a CDS encoding phage holin family protein encodes MSTDTTNNPRAEAAAPPGPSDLSTGELVTRLAGQVSELVRGELELARTELANKGKRAGAGAGLAGAGGVVALYGGGALVAAAVAGLATVLDVWLAALVVGIVLLVVAGVLALLGRSQIRKALPPVPEDAVDNVGRDVDTVKQAVRR; translated from the coding sequence ATGTCCACTGACACCACGAACAACCCGCGCGCCGAGGCTGCGGCCCCGCCGGGCCCCTCCGACCTCTCGACCGGCGAACTGGTCACCCGCCTCGCCGGCCAGGTGAGCGAGCTCGTCCGCGGCGAGCTGGAGCTCGCGCGCACCGAGCTGGCGAACAAGGGCAAGCGCGCCGGTGCCGGTGCGGGCCTCGCCGGTGCGGGCGGCGTGGTCGCGCTCTACGGCGGCGGCGCGCTCGTCGCGGCCGCCGTCGCCGGCCTGGCGACCGTGCTCGACGTGTGGCTCGCCGCGCTCGTCGTCGGCATCGTGCTGCTCGTCGTCGCCGGCGTGCTGGCGCTGCTGGGCCGCAGCCAGATCCGGAAGGCGCTGCCGCCGGTCCCGGAGGACGCCGTCGACAACGTCGGGCGCGACGTCGACACGGTGAAGCAGGCGGTGCGCCGATGA